The window gtgattatgcattgaggttgcatgcttatgaaaacttgcatgggagctcataggcagaacATAGAGTTCAAAAGAGTATTGTGGAGATTTTTGAACATTTATTGATctaagaagcagcaaacaaaagaaaataaagaagatataaaaacaaagagaacatggcccaaggctctgagcatcaattactaggcagaaaagaagaaagaaataagaactcaaagagttattatcctagtaaatgcttgtggtcgaactatgtcaaagagagaggcttgagcaagtaaatcctaaggggtgcttcaacacctcataccttaaaaccaactggtttaggagtattgattgaaagcttatctaaagagccgctttgagacatgacacttagagtcaaggccaaagaacagaaactataagctgcttcaaggtgattacctatagagagatctccatgatattatttggatgaaagttctaagacctaagactcccaagatgtagggactagtaagcactgaaacccttgcatgagcatataatttagagttcaccccactgtcacttaatcacttcactcacaggatagtacatgtaattcttcaaatccattctaattgaaagaacctttgagcataattcttttcttgcttggggacaagcaagttttaagtttggtgttgtgatgacaagtcatcttaacctaattttactagcctttttctttgtttttatttggttttatgcactttcttgcattctaagtaagtaatttggaatgaaaatgcatggtttctttgaatcaatcaaccaccctttaattgatgctaaatcatgaggtttaagctaaatttaattgattttttatgatttataaaccttgtgaatttggtgatactttgattggttgttttgattacttgtaggtgaggaaaagaaaaaaaataagaaaagcgtagcctaaggagcatgatctaagcaaagaaagaaagcgtgGCACAAAGAAGAGAAGCGTGGCTCAAGGAAGGAAAAGCGTGGGTGAAGTCAAGAAACAAGGGCAcaaagctcttgtggagagccttccttcaaagaatcaaaagccaagctcttgccaagagctttgaagctcttgccaagagctttatcaagaacacatgaagaaggaaccaagagccaagctcttggcaaagagctttgaagctcttgccaaagaACTTTTTCGTGCATGCCTTGGAtgaaatcaagaaggaaaagctcactaatgcacccaccaagacttgaacccatgaccaaggggAGGGGGCCAGCGCTACTTCACAaggaaaaacaagccaaaattagcttgttttcactcaccaaggttcgaactaggcacctcaaggaagcaaggccTTGTGCGCCACTCATGTGCCAAGAAAATTTGGCTTGTCTTCCTTCACCAAGGATTGAACCgggcacctcaaggaagcaagactTTGGGGGCTTCTCTAGTGCCAAGAAAATTAACTCCACAAGTGCTCCACCCAAGACTTGAACCAaggacctcaaggacaagtaaagctcttgccaagagctctcaagctcttgcaaagagctttgttctcttgGACCGTGCGCAACACATTGGAAGGAAAGGGGACCAAAGCTCTTggacaaagctcttgccaagagccgaactcttccctgggaggtgcaccatgggctgaaaattgaactaaaaatccaaattaattcatttcttcaccaaatcaaaagcccatccaaatttcaaaaatccaagaatagaaagtgtataaataggagctagtttaatgtaattaaaaaacttttagagacctttagactttactttgaatttttccttttgatttttcattttgagcttttactttggaatttagatcttagagaattgggaagaggaattgatctctcttcttccttgttcttgcttgagcactcttttattttcttgcttttgatcttgggtgaagaattgaagaacttctgtttcaatctcaccttgagatctcttgtttacttttactgcataattcaatttccacttctgtttactgcatcttcttcatctcctttttgattctgcaatttacttttctttatttcttttgcaattaatcttgttggatcaaggaaggatttgagatctagacttgttttctagtctcttccactcctgagatcttcaacctcttttaatttgctgcaatttaagcacaagtcattttctgttttaatttctcaagcacttttacttttctgtttagatctactttacttcaattcactttctatttttctgttttgctgcaatttaattcctcttgtttaaattctgcaatcccaactcccaattccttttataattcaagtcatttacatttcttgcactttaagattcagccatttacatttcttgcaatctaagtttctgcaatttacattacttattctttaagattcagcttatttactttctttgctctttaatttcctgcaatttacccctctccctttacatttcaagcaatttaatttctgtcaaatacaaaccactcaaccaatacttgattcgcttgactaaatcaaccactaaactaaaattgctcaatccttcaatccctgtgggatcgacctcactcatgtgagttattattacttgatgcgacccggtccacttgccggtgagttttgtgttggatcgttttccacacatcacaaaCAAGCATTTAAAGAAAGATAACAAAAAATATCATTAAACTACCCAAAAAAATCACATTAACAAAACTTAAAGATACCTTAAAGTAAGGATGCTCAAAGAATAATCTATTTAGATTTCTCACCGTGTGAGACTTAGAGACTACAACATAcatcttatatttatatttaggGTATTTTACTTTTCTAAAACGTCCCTTATCCATGACAGTGGCGCTTTCAACCCTCAACTCATCACTAGCAGGTCTCACACCTTGTCTCCTACTTATTATTGATGTGCTGTCTTCACTTGCCATTACCAATTTTCTTTTGCCAGTCTTGGTCACTCTGATCGAAAATACATGGGACAAATTAGTTTGGAATTATGTTGGAGGAAGGTTGAATAAGAAACTCCAAACTTATATAAGGACCCCTTTAAAACGTTGTCGTATATGAGCATCCAAGCACCAAAGTTTGAAAAAGAATACGTCCATTCAAAACAACGTTCTTTAAAGTTGTCACCAAACGATGTCGTATTAGCCACGTGTACAAGGAATTAAAATGTACTGAGAGCGACGTTTATCATTTTATTTGATATATTACATCATCAATTTTCacgtagaaaaaaaaatatgattttgatCGGTCAAATCTGTCATAGAACATATCTATATCTAGTAAATATCTAAAAATTTTGGAGACAAAAaatctagttaatttttttaagaaataaattcATCAAGCAACTAATTTTTTGAGAGTCTATGTAAAATATTACTCATATATTAAGTAAGACTCCTTAAATTCTTAAATAAGACTCCTTAAATTGTAAATGTTAGAGGAAGTAAGTCtgaaagtaaaaatataaatataaaattgttaAAACTTGAAAGAGTTTAATTGCAACATGCATTTTCCCATAAGCATTAGCCTGCTAGAAAAGGAAGGCTTCATTATATCATTTCACAACCTAAAATCAACAAACATAACAACTAAGAAAGTGGACCATAACGATTAATGACGCCAAAATCcagggagaaaaaaaaaagcatagtTAGATGAAAAAGGAAAGATATGTATTTTTAGGGGTGTTTATGGTCacacaaaattaaatttaattagatcTAAATCCAGTTTTTAAAGGTCATGGGTCTATTTTGATCCAATTTAAAAGTGATCTAAAATAAGTCGAGATAAATCagattgattaaatataatttttttttaaagttaggaTTAAAAATGAAACATGAATCTTTTAAGTGATTATGTAAAGACTAtattatttgagttataatttattggtgactaaatataaaattagcaATAAAGATTTacttttaaaacttaaatttaacaaacattatatcatatttatactaaaataaattattttaaaataaaaataatattttataatataaaaaaaattaattaaaatataaaaataatataatattattaattttactttaaaatatatatttttattattacaaaTAACTTCGAATTAGATCGAATATGATCCAAAATATAATCCAAACTCGATCTAAAAATAATATCAACTTAAAAAagcaaatttaaatttaacaaattatGCCTTGGATACGGAACGAGCCCGCTCTTGGAAACCCGTGTTTCCATAAGATATTGGAGTCAACATTGGAAATATTGCAAAAGCAAAGCCTCAAAGTGCAAAAAACCTTGCCACCATTATTAATTATTGTATTCCCTTGGTCATATGGCAATGGCATTGATGTAAAGAACTCAAAAAAGGTGAGTCATCAAAAAGTGTGCACAAACCAGTAAAACGTATTtaattttctcaacctccaatctcaACAatattctttactttcttcctctgcttcctcttctttctttctttctttctttcgttctctctttctttcttctttctcctctcACTCTCAAACCCTAAAATACCAAGGCCATAAAAAATTTCCAATTCCACCAAATGGGATCAACCCACCAAACCTAAGAGTTTTCTTCACTCACAGAACCCATCAAAGATTGGTTCAATCTTAACTCCAGCCATTTCAATTATGGCACATTTTACCACTTCCCCCTACTTCAAGGCCTTAACTTTAACCATTTTGTTCCTAAAAACCCAAGCTTTTGACCCAATTCCATTGTTCTCCTTTGCTGAATTTGAGAAAGATCCAAAATTTAAGTCCAATGTGGCTCtctttggtggttcaaaggttaTGAATGGTGGCTCTGGGATTCAGCTATCTGGGTCTGGGAAGGTCATGTACAAAAGACCCATCAAGCTTCTTGAAGGTAAACCAAAGCAATTAGCGTCTTTTTCGACTTACTTTACATTTTCAACGCCATTGTACAATAGGGGTGGTTTGGCTTTTGTTATGGTTCCAAATGGTTCAAAAAGTGATTTTTTTGAGAAAAGTTCTTCTGGGTATCCTTCATTGTTGAAAAATGGAAAATCTGGAGTTGTCGGTGTTGAGTTTAGTCCTTCAACAAAGGGTGGTCATGTAAGTTGTAGTGTGGCCATTAATGTCGGTGACCCAGTTATTCCGGCTAGAGCCATTAACAAATCTTTCAATTGGGTTGCTAAAAATGGAGAAAAGTTTCATGCTTGGATTGATTATGTTGCAAGTTCAAGGCAGTTAGAAGTTAGGTTGAGTCAACATGGTAACACAAAGCCATATGATCCATTTCTCTGGCACAAAATTGACTTAGCAGAAGTGTTGAAGGAGAAACAATTTTTTGTTGGTCTTAGTCCTATGAAGTTGTTGGATGATTCATCTTCTTATGAATCTCAAGCATGGTTCTTGTATTCATGGAGCTTTGTTGTAAGGAAATTCCCACACACTATGCATTCAGAGCCTCTAGATCCAAAGGTACTTGTTAAGACCTCAAGTAAGGGTAAGAATCCTGTGGTTAATAATAAACCAAGGAATGATGATTGCATTTTGAAGGTTCTTTCTGCAATGATATTTGGTACTGGTTGTGGAGCATTGACAGCATTTGTTGTGCTTTATTTGTGGACCATATTTGGTGGTAATAGGAGACCTGTGGTGCCTGAAGAATGTGTTATGCAACAT is drawn from Arachis hypogaea cultivar Tifrunner chromosome 12, arahy.Tifrunner.gnm2.J5K5, whole genome shotgun sequence and contains these coding sequences:
- the LOC112727879 gene encoding L-type lectin-domain containing receptor kinase VIII.2, with the translated sequence MAHFTTSPYFKALTLTILFLKTQAFDPIPLFSFAEFEKDPKFKSNVALFGGSKVMNGGSGIQLSGSGKVMYKRPIKLLEGKPKQLASFSTYFTFSTPLYNRGGLAFVMVPNGSKSDFFEKSSSGYPSLLKNGKSGVVGVEFSPSTKGGHVSCSVAINVGDPVIPARAINKSFNWVAKNGEKFHAWIDYVASSRQLEVRLSQHGNTKPYDPFLWHKIDLAEVLKEKQFFVGLSPMKLLDDSSSYESQAWFLYSWSFVVRKFPHTMHSEPLDPKVLVKTSSKGKNPVVNNKPRNDDCILKVLSAMIFGTGCGALTAFVVLYLWTIFGGNRRPVVPEECVMQHDVEYRKVKIVVDNKTIEDGKN